One region of Catenuloplanes indicus genomic DNA includes:
- a CDS encoding biliverdin-producing heme oxygenase produces MTATHTDQDFSLRLRKETGRAHRSAEGAGYLAALTAGELDRAGYALLVAQHWFIYQVLESAAERMRADPVAAPFAAPELTRLPALEADLAFLLGAEWRDRIEATPGTRDYRARMTEVCFGDPAGFVAHHYTRYLGDLSGGFYIGDAIRAAYGLDVDGVRFYRFDALGDPAEFKNRYRASLDVAPWDRTVQDRLIDEVLVAYDLNNRVFADLHRLTSD; encoded by the coding sequence ATGACCGCGACGCACACCGACCAGGACTTCTCGCTTCGGCTCCGCAAGGAGACCGGCCGCGCGCACCGCTCGGCCGAGGGCGCCGGTTACCTCGCCGCGCTGACCGCCGGTGAGCTCGACCGCGCGGGTTACGCGCTGCTGGTGGCCCAGCACTGGTTCATCTACCAGGTGCTGGAGTCCGCCGCCGAGCGGATGCGCGCCGACCCGGTCGCGGCGCCGTTCGCCGCGCCTGAGCTGACCCGGCTGCCCGCGCTGGAGGCCGACCTGGCGTTCTTGCTCGGCGCGGAGTGGCGGGACCGGATCGAGGCGACGCCCGGCACCCGCGACTACCGCGCGCGGATGACCGAGGTCTGCTTCGGCGACCCGGCCGGTTTCGTCGCGCACCACTACACGCGCTACCTGGGCGACCTGTCCGGCGGCTTCTACATCGGTGACGCGATCCGCGCCGCCTACGGCCTGGACGTCGACGGCGTGCGGTTCTACCGCTTCGACGCGCTCGGCGACCCGGCCGAGTTCAAGAACCGTTACCGCGCGTCGCTGGACGTCGCGCCGTGGGACCGCACGGTGCAGGACCGACTGATCGACGAGGTGCTGGTCGCCTACGACCTGAACAACCGCGTCTTCGCCGACCTGCACCGGCTCACGTCGGACTGA
- a CDS encoding LLM class flavin-dependent oxidoreductase, with protein MRIGIVLLQDRPWRENAPRWRQAEAWGFAHGWVYDHIGWRTLVDRPWFDAVPTLTAAATVTSTMRLGTFVASPNFRHPVPFAREVTALDDVSGGRLLLGVGAGTGGTSFDNTVLGVPELTPKTRFARYAEFAELLDLLLREDHVTWRGTHYAAVDARNLPGCVQRPRVPMIMAANGPRGLRLVAERAQGWVTTGGEPGASLTPPSGAQLVAQQNAWWKTVEELSARLDDALDAAGREHGTLDRYLSLDSAPVFSLSSMDAFADAHGRAAELGFTDVITHWPRADGWYAGDEAVLEKVAAEYLTPVPTPGI; from the coding sequence ATGCGCATCGGAATCGTGCTCCTGCAGGACCGGCCGTGGCGGGAGAACGCGCCCCGCTGGCGTCAGGCCGAGGCGTGGGGCTTCGCCCACGGCTGGGTCTACGACCACATCGGCTGGCGGACGCTGGTCGACCGCCCCTGGTTCGACGCGGTGCCGACGCTGACCGCGGCCGCGACCGTCACGTCCACGATGCGGCTCGGCACGTTCGTGGCGTCGCCGAACTTCCGGCACCCGGTGCCGTTCGCCCGCGAGGTGACCGCGCTGGACGACGTCAGCGGCGGCCGGCTGCTGCTCGGCGTGGGCGCGGGAACCGGCGGCACCAGCTTCGACAACACCGTGCTCGGCGTGCCGGAGCTGACGCCGAAGACCCGGTTCGCACGGTACGCGGAGTTCGCCGAGCTGCTCGACCTGCTGCTCCGCGAGGACCACGTGACCTGGCGGGGCACGCACTACGCCGCGGTCGACGCGCGGAACCTGCCCGGCTGCGTGCAGCGCCCGCGGGTGCCAATGATCATGGCGGCCAACGGCCCGCGCGGCCTGCGCCTGGTCGCTGAGCGTGCGCAGGGCTGGGTGACCACCGGCGGCGAGCCCGGCGCGTCGCTGACCCCGCCGTCCGGCGCGCAGCTGGTGGCACAGCAGAACGCCTGGTGGAAAACGGTCGAGGAGCTGTCCGCGCGGCTGGACGACGCGCTCGACGCGGCCGGCCGGGAGCACGGCACGCTGGACCGCTACCTGTCCCTGGACTCCGCCCCGGTCTTCTCGCTGAGCAGCATGGACGCGTTCGCGGACGCGCACGGCCGCGCGGCCGAACTGGGCTTCACCGACGTCATCACGCACTGGCCGCGCGCGGACGGCTGGTACGCCGGCGACGAGGCCGTGCTGGAGAAGGTCGCGGCCGAGTACCTGACGCCCGTACCGACGCCGGGAATTTGA
- a CDS encoding RNA polymerase sigma factor SigF translates to MTVAATRGHQSTRFDHDHDAAAAEGTELINALAALPETHPSRSALRQQTIEAWLPLARHLALRFSGRGEAMDDLVQTAMIGLIKAVDRFDPTFGVDFAGYAIPTIIGEIKRHFRDRTWSVRVPRRLQEMRLAISEANATLSQDLGRSPTVADIAAHLSVTEEEVLEGLEGARAYTATSLSTPVTEEGGMELGDTLGYEDHEYELTELRVALGPAMAALDEREQKILTLRFYGNLTQSQIAEQIGVSQMHVSRLLAKALVKLRGHLAVD, encoded by the coding sequence ATGACCGTTGCAGCAACCCGTGGTCACCAGTCGACTCGCTTCGACCACGACCACGACGCGGCCGCAGCCGAAGGCACCGAACTCATTAATGCCCTCGCGGCGCTTCCTGAAACACACCCGTCGCGATCGGCGCTCCGCCAGCAGACGATCGAGGCGTGGCTGCCGCTGGCACGCCACCTCGCGCTCCGTTTCTCCGGCCGTGGCGAGGCCATGGACGACCTGGTCCAGACCGCGATGATCGGCCTGATCAAGGCGGTCGACCGGTTCGACCCGACGTTCGGCGTCGACTTCGCCGGCTACGCGATCCCGACCATCATCGGTGAGATCAAGCGTCACTTCCGTGACCGCACCTGGTCCGTCCGGGTGCCGCGCCGCCTGCAGGAGATGCGCCTGGCCATCTCCGAGGCGAACGCGACGCTCTCCCAGGACCTGGGCCGCTCCCCCACGGTGGCGGACATCGCGGCCCACCTCAGCGTGACCGAGGAGGAGGTGCTGGAGGGCCTGGAGGGCGCCCGGGCGTACACCGCGACCTCGCTCTCCACGCCGGTCACCGAGGAAGGCGGCATGGAGCTGGGCGACACGCTCGGCTACGAGGACCACGAGTACGAGCTGACCGAGCTGCGCGTCGCGCTCGGCCCGGCGATGGCCGCGCTCGACGAGCGCGAGCAGAAGATACTGACCCTGCGCTTCTACGGGAACCTCACCCAGTCGCAGATCGCGGAGCAGATCGGCGTCAGCCAGATGCACGTCTCCCGCCTGCTGGCCAAGGCGCTGGTCAAGCTGCGCGGCCACCTGGCCGTCGACTGA
- the dapD gene encoding 2,3,4,5-tetrahydropyridine-2,6-dicarboxylate N-succinyltransferase, translating to MSDVSTSAAWGIGLATITAEGQVLDTWYPAGKLGLGTPTEEHPANTPLPDADGATLLGLPAGVLGEKALPGLRTVAVFTVIGSLAEAPKDTFDVYLRLHLLSHRLVTPNSVNLDGIFGLLANVAWTSAGPCPGDRIAELQLLERAAGRHLTVYGVDKFPRMIDYVVPSGVRIADADRVRLGAHLASGTTVMHEGFVNFNAGTLGNSMVEGRISASVVVGEGSDVGGGASIMGTLSGGGKERIRIGERCLIGANAGIGISLGNDCVVEAGTYITAGSKVLLPSGEAVKAVTLSGADNVLFWRNSLTGALEARPRKGTGIALNSALHSND from the coding sequence GTGAGTGACGTGTCTACTAGTGCAGCCTGGGGCATCGGCCTCGCCACGATCACGGCCGAGGGACAGGTGCTCGACACCTGGTACCCGGCCGGCAAGCTCGGCCTGGGCACCCCCACCGAGGAGCACCCGGCGAACACGCCGCTGCCGGACGCGGACGGTGCCACGCTGCTCGGCCTCCCGGCCGGGGTGCTCGGCGAGAAGGCGCTGCCGGGCCTGCGGACCGTGGCGGTGTTCACCGTGATCGGCTCGCTGGCCGAGGCGCCGAAGGACACGTTCGACGTCTACCTGCGTCTGCATCTGCTCTCGCACCGCCTGGTCACGCCGAACTCGGTGAACCTGGACGGCATCTTCGGCCTGCTGGCGAACGTGGCCTGGACCTCGGCCGGCCCGTGCCCCGGCGACCGGATCGCCGAACTGCAGCTGCTGGAGCGCGCAGCCGGCCGGCACCTGACCGTCTACGGCGTGGACAAGTTCCCGCGGATGATCGACTACGTGGTCCCGTCCGGTGTGCGGATCGCGGACGCGGACCGGGTCCGGCTCGGCGCGCACCTGGCCTCCGGCACCACGGTCATGCACGAGGGCTTCGTGAACTTCAACGCCGGCACGCTCGGCAACTCGATGGTCGAGGGCCGCATCTCGGCCAGCGTGGTGGTCGGCGAGGGCTCGGACGTCGGCGGCGGCGCCTCGATCATGGGCACGCTGTCCGGCGGCGGCAAGGAGCGGATCCGGATCGGCGAGCGCTGCCTGATCGGCGCGAACGCGGGCATCGGCATCTCGCTGGGCAACGACTGCGTGGTCGAGGCCGGTACGTACATCACGGCCGGTTCGAAGGTGCTGCTGCCGTCCGGTGAGGCGGTCAAGGCGGTCACGCTCTCCGGTGCGGACAACGTCCTCTTCTGGCGGAACTCGCTGACCGGCGCGCTGGAGGCCCGCCCGCGCAAGGGCACCGGCATCGCGCTCAACTCCGCGCTGCACAGCAACGACTGA
- the dapE gene encoding succinyl-diaminopimelate desuccinylase, which yields MANPLTPDVLADPVALTRALVDIESVSRNEKEIADCIELVLADAPHLTVRRHQNTLMARTDLGREQRVVLAGHIDTVPLNDNFPSRLVDDLIYGCGTADMKAGTALALHVALSVPDPRYDVTYFFYEAEEIDSEFNGLTLVSRAHPEWLTADFAILLEPTYGVVEAGCQGTMRAVVRTTGKRAHSARSWRGVNAIHAAGEVLRRLQDYAPRSVTIDDCTYREGLNAVRIHGGVAGNVIPDRCEVEVNYRFAPDRSIAEAEAHLREVFAGFDVEITDAAPAALPGLTAAPAREFLAAVGERPAAKLGWTDVARFAALGIPALNFGPGDPNLAHTQDEHVEIGRIRDGAATLHRWLAS from the coding sequence ATGGCGAACCCGCTGACCCCCGACGTGCTGGCCGACCCGGTCGCGCTGACCCGCGCCCTGGTCGACATCGAGTCCGTCTCCCGTAACGAGAAGGAGATCGCCGACTGTATCGAGCTGGTGCTGGCCGACGCGCCGCACCTGACCGTGCGCCGGCATCAGAACACGCTCATGGCTCGCACCGACCTCGGCCGGGAGCAGCGGGTGGTGCTGGCCGGGCACATCGACACCGTGCCGCTGAACGACAACTTCCCGTCCCGGCTGGTCGACGACCTGATCTACGGCTGCGGCACCGCGGACATGAAGGCCGGCACCGCGCTGGCACTGCACGTCGCGCTGAGCGTGCCGGACCCGCGGTACGACGTGACCTACTTCTTCTACGAGGCCGAGGAGATCGACTCCGAGTTCAACGGGCTCACGCTGGTCTCCAGGGCGCACCCGGAGTGGCTGACCGCCGACTTCGCCATCCTGCTGGAGCCGACCTACGGCGTGGTCGAGGCCGGCTGCCAGGGCACCATGCGCGCGGTCGTCCGGACCACCGGCAAGCGGGCTCACTCGGCCCGGTCCTGGCGCGGCGTGAACGCGATCCACGCGGCCGGTGAGGTGCTGCGCCGCCTTCAGGACTACGCGCCGCGCTCGGTCACGATCGACGACTGCACGTACCGGGAAGGGCTGAACGCGGTCCGGATCCACGGCGGCGTGGCCGGCAACGTGATCCCGGACCGATGCGAGGTCGAGGTCAACTACCGCTTCGCGCCGGACCGGTCGATCGCTGAGGCCGAGGCGCACCTGCGCGAGGTCTTCGCCGGGTTCGACGTGGAGATCACCGACGCGGCACCGGCGGCGCTGCCCGGCCTGACCGCGGCGCCGGCCCGCGAGTTCCTGGCCGCGGTCGGCGAGCGCCCGGCCGCGAAGCTCGGCTGGACCGACGTGGCCCGGTTCGCCGCGCTCGGCATCCCGGCGCTCAACTTCGGGCCTGGCGACCCGAACCTCGCGCACACCCAGGACGAGCACGTCGAGATCGGCCGGATCAGGGACGGCGCCGCGACGCTGCACCGCTGGCTGGCCTCGTAG
- a CDS encoding TIGR00730 family Rossman fold protein: protein MSGRGRLTPERHRGPVTLRRDAIEPSTADQKLLDSRQRADWKTRDAWRALRILSEFVEGFDSLADLPPAVSVFGSARSKPDSPECETAERVGGALARAGYAVITGGGPGVMEAANKGASEAGGLSIGLGIELPFEQGLNEWVDVGIDFRYFFARKTMFVKYAQGFIVLPGGFGTLDELFEALTLVQTGKVTRFPVVLIGTAYWNGLLDWLRGTMAADGKIGPADLGLICVTDDVDEAVRYIVEADAAIAAEQAATTGLQRDVEES, encoded by the coding sequence ATGAGCGGCCGTGGACGACTGACTCCGGAACGGCATCGTGGGCCGGTCACGCTGCGGCGCGACGCGATCGAGCCGTCCACCGCGGACCAGAAGCTGCTCGACTCCCGGCAGCGTGCGGACTGGAAGACAAGGGACGCATGGCGGGCATTGCGGATTCTTTCCGAATTCGTGGAAGGGTTCGACAGCCTCGCCGATCTGCCGCCCGCGGTCAGCGTCTTCGGCTCCGCGCGCAGCAAGCCGGACAGTCCGGAGTGCGAGACGGCCGAGCGGGTCGGCGGCGCGCTCGCCCGCGCCGGATACGCGGTGATCACCGGTGGTGGCCCGGGCGTGATGGAGGCCGCGAACAAGGGCGCCAGCGAGGCCGGCGGGCTCTCCATCGGGCTCGGCATCGAGCTGCCGTTCGAGCAGGGCCTCAACGAGTGGGTCGACGTCGGCATCGACTTCCGCTATTTCTTCGCCCGCAAGACCATGTTCGTGAAGTACGCGCAGGGCTTCATCGTGCTGCCCGGCGGCTTCGGCACGCTGGACGAGCTGTTCGAGGCGCTCACGCTGGTGCAGACCGGCAAGGTGACGCGCTTCCCGGTGGTGCTGATCGGCACCGCGTACTGGAACGGCCTGCTCGACTGGCTCCGCGGCACGATGGCCGCCGACGGCAAGATCGGCCCCGCCGACCTGGGCCTGATCTGCGTCACGGACGACGTCGACGAGGCGGTTCGCTACATCGTCGAGGCGGACGCCGCGATCGCCGCCGAGCAGGCCGCGACCACCGGCCTCCAGCGAGACGTGGAGGAATCCTGA
- a CDS encoding TIGR00730 family Rossman fold protein: MAAICVFCASANNLEQRWLDLATEAGRQIGARGHTLVSGGGRVGMMGAVADGARAAGAHTLGIIPQSLVDMEVADTASDELAVTDGMMSRKSLMIEKSDAFLTLPGGLGTLDELFEVWTTASLALHRKPMVLVNTDGFYDGLLTWLRTLTDTHFVRERALAELIVADTLDAAFDAIEPRLTTNP; encoded by the coding sequence ATGGCCGCGATCTGCGTCTTCTGCGCCTCGGCGAACAACCTCGAACAGCGCTGGCTCGACCTCGCCACCGAGGCCGGCCGCCAGATCGGCGCCCGCGGTCACACGCTGGTCTCCGGCGGCGGCCGCGTCGGCATGATGGGCGCGGTCGCGGACGGTGCCCGCGCCGCCGGCGCTCACACGCTGGGCATCATCCCGCAGTCCCTGGTCGACATGGAGGTCGCCGACACCGCCTCCGACGAACTGGCCGTCACCGACGGCATGATGTCCCGCAAGTCCCTGATGATCGAGAAGTCCGACGCGTTCCTCACGCTCCCCGGCGGCCTCGGCACGCTCGACGAGCTCTTCGAGGTCTGGACGACCGCCTCCCTCGCGCTGCACCGCAAGCCGATGGTCCTGGTCAACACGGACGGTTTCTACGACGGCCTGCTCACCTGGCTGCGCACGCTCACCGACACCCATTTCGTCCGCGAGCGCGCCCTGGCCGAGCTGATTGTCGCCGACACGCTGGACGCCGCCTTCGACGCCATCGAGCCACGGCTGACCACGAACCCATGA
- a CDS encoding ATP-dependent DNA helicase: MTDQPALFTAPERPRRIRADAGPRFTPGELARLLHLHPPTPEQAAIISAPVEPLLVVAGAGSGKTETMAARVVWLVANGYVRPEQILGLTFTRKAAGELAHRVRTRLGQLVRRLGREIAGEPTVATYHSYAARVVTEHGLRGGFEPSTRLLTEASRWQLVDMIVRNFPGDLGVVGRAPGTITDAVLALSGELAEHLVSTDELAGWTGRFIGEVGSLPGSPGKPVRDVLGRQQARLGVLPLVRAYEARKLELEAMDFGDQMARAARVARDHPEVGRVERDRYRVVLLDEYQDTSHAQVVMLRALFGDGHPVTAVGDPCQSIYGWRGASAGTLDRFPADFRHRNGQPASTSALTRSWRNRPEILQIANALSLPLRSAGARVAALRPSPGTAEPLGGHTVRAALLLTHDAEADWIAGQIVRAWQAAGEDDTALPEEIPVEKRPTTAVLVRLRSQIPAIEDALRARGVPVEVVGLGGLLDTPEVRDVVSTLRVLADPADGASLLRLLTGPRWRIGPRDLVALHRRAQRLARERAVDADPEEAVILDPLDEATLVEALADLGTPQQFSAEGYHRLHAYAAELELLRDRLDAPLPDLVADVERTIGLDVEVAVRASAAGDAGLARAHLDALGDVAARFAGEADGGTLSGFLAFLAAAEEEERGLAPGQVDVVEGAVQILTAHAAKGLEWDVVAVAGLTKDVWPGPVRGSDHYLAGIGVLPFPLRGDRDGLPALDLSGAETQRDVAGALDRFAQDWKEHDEREERRLAYVAVTRPRRLLLCSGFWWGDRVVKPRGASVFLDEIRASCLAGHGDVPIWEPPPEPGAKNPGASATVRVEWPADPLGSRRPALEEAADLVRELLAAAGPAPSAEPTEPEIHVSPLEAALGAPPAPAAADEEPPSPSSDEDGSDGIDPAEAAEIAGWRREADLLLAERAEHARRDGPLEVALPGHLSVSQLVTLRRDPQALARSLRRPMPAPPAPYARRGTAFHTWLEQRFGPVRLFDLDELPGAADAEAADDAELAELQARFLAGEWADRTPIEVEVPFATVIGGVVVRGRMDAVFPALGGRFDVVDWKTGAQPSGEAAEAAAVQLAAYRLAWAALAGVPVEHVRAAFYYVRDDVTVRPADLLDRAALTALVGSVPYPGGD; encoded by the coding sequence GTGACGGATCAGCCCGCCCTCTTCACCGCTCCCGAGCGGCCGCGCCGGATCCGGGCCGACGCCGGGCCCCGGTTCACGCCCGGCGAGCTGGCCCGGCTGCTGCACCTGCACCCGCCCACGCCGGAACAGGCCGCGATCATCTCCGCGCCGGTGGAACCGCTGCTGGTGGTGGCCGGCGCCGGGTCCGGCAAGACCGAGACGATGGCCGCGCGCGTGGTCTGGCTGGTGGCCAACGGGTACGTGCGCCCGGAGCAGATCCTCGGGCTGACGTTCACCCGGAAGGCCGCGGGCGAGCTGGCGCACCGGGTGCGGACCCGGCTCGGCCAGCTGGTCCGCCGCCTGGGCCGGGAGATCGCGGGCGAGCCGACCGTGGCCACGTACCACTCGTACGCGGCCCGGGTGGTCACCGAGCACGGCCTGCGCGGCGGGTTCGAGCCGTCCACCCGGCTGCTCACCGAGGCGTCCCGCTGGCAGCTGGTCGACATGATCGTCCGGAACTTCCCGGGTGACCTGGGCGTGGTCGGCCGCGCGCCGGGCACGATCACGGACGCGGTGCTGGCGCTCTCCGGCGAGCTGGCCGAGCACCTGGTCAGCACGGACGAGCTGGCCGGCTGGACCGGCCGGTTCATCGGCGAGGTCGGTAGCCTGCCGGGCAGTCCGGGCAAGCCGGTCCGGGACGTGCTCGGCCGGCAGCAGGCCCGGCTCGGCGTGCTGCCGCTGGTCCGCGCGTACGAGGCGCGCAAGCTGGAGCTGGAGGCGATGGACTTCGGCGACCAGATGGCGCGCGCGGCCCGGGTCGCGCGCGACCATCCGGAGGTCGGCCGGGTCGAGCGGGACCGCTACCGGGTGGTGCTGCTCGACGAGTACCAGGACACCAGCCACGCGCAGGTGGTGATGCTGCGCGCGCTGTTCGGCGACGGGCACCCGGTGACCGCGGTCGGCGACCCGTGCCAGTCCATCTACGGCTGGCGTGGCGCGAGCGCGGGCACGTTGGACCGGTTTCCCGCCGACTTCCGGCACCGGAACGGGCAGCCCGCGTCGACCAGCGCGCTGACGCGATCATGGCGGAACCGGCCGGAGATCCTCCAGATCGCGAACGCGCTGTCGCTGCCGCTGCGGTCCGCCGGTGCGCGGGTGGCGGCGCTGCGGCCGTCGCCGGGCACGGCGGAGCCGCTCGGCGGGCACACGGTCCGGGCCGCGCTGCTGCTCACGCACGACGCGGAGGCGGACTGGATCGCCGGCCAGATCGTCCGGGCCTGGCAGGCCGCGGGGGAGGACGACACCGCGCTGCCGGAGGAGATCCCGGTCGAGAAGCGGCCGACGACCGCGGTGCTGGTCCGGTTGCGCAGCCAGATCCCGGCGATCGAGGACGCGCTGCGCGCCCGCGGCGTACCGGTGGAGGTCGTGGGTCTGGGTGGGCTGCTGGACACGCCCGAGGTCCGCGACGTGGTGAGCACGCTGCGGGTGCTGGCCGACCCGGCCGACGGCGCGTCGTTGTTACGGCTGCTCACCGGCCCGCGCTGGCGGATCGGCCCGCGCGACCTGGTGGCGCTGCACCGCCGCGCGCAGCGCCTCGCGCGGGAGCGGGCGGTGGACGCCGATCCGGAGGAGGCGGTGATCCTGGATCCGCTGGACGAGGCCACGCTGGTCGAGGCGCTCGCCGACCTGGGCACGCCGCAGCAGTTCTCGGCCGAGGGCTACCACCGGCTGCACGCGTACGCGGCCGAGCTGGAACTGCTCCGGGACCGCCTGGACGCGCCGCTGCCGGACCTGGTCGCGGACGTGGAACGGACGATCGGCCTGGACGTGGAGGTCGCGGTGCGCGCGTCCGCGGCCGGGGACGCCGGCCTGGCCCGCGCGCACCTGGACGCGCTCGGCGACGTGGCCGCGCGGTTCGCCGGTGAGGCGGACGGCGGCACGCTCTCCGGCTTCCTGGCGTTCCTGGCCGCGGCCGAGGAGGAGGAGCGCGGGCTCGCGCCCGGCCAGGTCGACGTGGTCGAGGGCGCGGTGCAGATCCTCACCGCGCACGCGGCGAAGGGCCTGGAGTGGGACGTGGTCGCGGTCGCCGGGCTGACCAAGGACGTCTGGCCGGGACCGGTCCGCGGATCGGACCACTACCTGGCCGGGATCGGCGTGCTGCCGTTCCCGCTGCGCGGCGACCGGGACGGGCTGCCCGCACTGGACCTGTCCGGCGCGGAGACGCAGCGGGACGTGGCCGGGGCGCTGGACCGGTTCGCGCAGGACTGGAAGGAGCACGACGAGCGGGAGGAACGGCGGCTGGCCTACGTCGCGGTGACCCGGCCGCGGCGGTTGCTGCTCTGCTCCGGCTTCTGGTGGGGCGACCGGGTGGTGAAGCCGCGCGGCGCGTCCGTGTTCCTGGACGAGATCCGCGCTTCCTGCCTGGCCGGGCACGGGGACGTGCCGATCTGGGAGCCGCCCCCGGAGCCGGGCGCGAAGAACCCGGGAGCATCCGCGACGGTACGGGTGGAGTGGCCGGCCGATCCGCTCGGCTCCCGCCGGCCCGCGCTGGAGGAGGCGGCCGACCTGGTCCGCGAGCTGCTCGCGGCGGCCGGGCCGGCACCGTCGGCGGAACCCACGGAGCCGGAGATCCACGTGAGCCCGCTGGAGGCCGCGCTCGGCGCGCCGCCGGCACCGGCAGCGGCCGACGAGGAACCGCCGTCGCCGTCCTCGGACGAGGACGGTTCGGACGGGATCGATCCGGCGGAGGCGGCGGAGATCGCGGGCTGGCGGCGGGAGGCGGACCTGCTGCTGGCCGAGCGCGCCGAGCACGCGCGCCGCGACGGCCCGCTGGAGGTGGCGCTGCCCGGCCACCTGTCCGTCTCCCAGCTGGTCACGCTGCGCCGCGACCCACAGGCGCTGGCCCGGTCGCTGCGCCGCCCGATGCCGGCCCCGCCCGCGCCGTACGCGCGCCGGGGCACCGCGTTCCACACCTGGCTGGAGCAGCGGTTCGGCCCGGTGCGGCTGTTCGACCTGGACGAGTTGCCCGGCGCCGCCGACGCCGAGGCCGCGGACGACGCCGAGCTGGCCGAGCTGCAGGCCCGGTTCCTGGCCGGTGAATGGGCGGACCGGACGCCGATCGAGGTGGAGGTGCCGTTCGCGACCGTGATCGGCGGCGTGGTGGTGCGCGGCCGGATGGACGCTGTCTTCCCCGCGCTCGGCGGCCGGTTCGACGTGGTCGACTGGAAGACCGGCGCGCAGCCGTCCGGCGAGGCGGCGGAGGCGGCCGCGGTGCAGCTGGCGGCGTACCGGCTGGCCTGGGCCGCGCTGGCCGGGGTACCGGTGGAGCACGTCCGGGCCGCGTTCTACTACGT